From the Rhinatrema bivittatum chromosome 3, aRhiBiv1.1, whole genome shotgun sequence genome, one window contains:
- the SPRYD4 gene encoding SPRY domain-containing protein 4 isoform X2: MLDALTHTTSPSPGSVPIGPQHGAAGSSNSSAGNTQPPARQQTAHGQHGQPQEGQNYSPAGSAKVIWIMGHSYIYWAHIRTKRKTSSEQMGIPHSKASLFWLGKRGMRWVQLMPCILQYARQLPQPDIIICHLGGNDLVAVKNIDLIITIKKDLTAIKAIWPAVVLVWSHIIPRLVWRDARSHKSIEKSRRKLNKEVGTWLRAIGGYVIKHDDISLSCSGMYRPDGVHLSDVGVDIFILALQTATAALVN, translated from the exons ATGCTGGATGCCTTAACGCATACCACTAGCCCATCCCCTGGCTCAGTGCCCATCGGTCCACAGCACGGTGCAGCGGGCAGCTCCAACAGTTCAGCTGGCAACACCCAGCCACCAGCACGTCAACAGACAGCTCATGGACAACACGGGCAACCGCAAGAAGGACAGAACT ACTCGCCAGCGGGGAGCGCGAAAGTGATATGGATCATGGGGCACTCGTACATTTATTGGGCGCACATTAGAACCAAGAGAAAGACCTCCAGCGAGCAGATGGGCATACCACATAGCAAGGCCAGCTTATTCTGGCTCGGCAAACGAGGGATGAGGTGGGTCCAACTAATGCCTTGCATCCTCCAATACGCCAGGCAACTACCACAGCCTGATATTATCATCTGTCATTTGGGCGGTAACGATTTGGTCGCAGTCAAAAACATTGACTTAATAATCACGATCAAGAAGGACTTGACTGCAATTAAGGCTATATGGCCAGCCGTGGTATTGGTATGGTCCCACATTATTCCCCGATTGGTATGGAGGGACGCGAGGTCGCACAAATCCATCGAAAAAAGCAGGCgcaaattaaataaagaagtggGGACGTGGTTGAGAGCTATAGGGGGGTATGTCATCAAGCATGATGATATTTCGCTCTCATGTTCAGGCATGTATAGGCCGGATGGGGTTCACTTATCAGACGTTGGGGTAGATATCTTCATCCTTGCCCTGCAAACGGCCACAGCAGCTTTAGTTAATTAG